Below is a window of Lacibacter sp. H407 DNA.
ACGGTAATAGCCGCTGATGAAGAAATACATCAACATTACGCTGAACTGTTAGATAATGCAGACGTTGTTTTATATGGACGAACAACCTACCAACTGATGCAATTCTGGCAAGAGCTGGTAAAAAATCCTTCAGGTGAAAAGTCAATGGATGACTTTGCTGTGGCGATGGACAAAATTCCAAAAATTGTTTTTTCGCATACATTAAAAAATACAGAATGGGATAGTGCAAAACTGGCAGATCGGCCGATCGAAGATGTGGTGAAAGAATTAAAGCAATCCGTTGAAGGGAGAGATATTCTGGTTGGCAGCAGAAGTTTAATTCTGCAATTAATGAAACTGAATTTGATCGATGAATATCAACTCTGTTTTCACCCTGTTGTTGCCGGACGTGGATTGCCATTATTTGAAAATGTAAATGACAGATTTGTTTTTAAACTCATAAAGACAAAAACCTTTCAGGGCGGTGCAGTAACGCTTTACTATCAACCGGCAGACAGGTAAACAAATATTTTCAACTGTCGGAGTTTATTCAAACCAAGTTTTCCGTTCTCTCACTTTATTTTTCCTACCACCCACCCTCCGCCAGCTTTTAGCGCTTTATATCAGGTAACGATCATTCTTATTAAAGCCATATGCTGAAAGTTTTTCAATGTATACTACACAGGATGCTGATTTGGAGAGGCAAGGCTTTTCCGACTGCAGCCAGTCCCAAACGAACAGAACAGCCATCTTTTCAACGTTTCGGGTATCAACATAGATCATTTATTCGAAAAGCAGTGGGGTTGCTTCTTGCGAAACAGACTATGGCAATAAATGATTTGCTATGACGCTGAAACATCTTGCCAATGAGCTGAATCTATCATTCTCCACTGTGTCGAAGGCATTGCGTGACAGTCATGAGATCAGTGAAGGCACAAAGAAGATCGTACTCGCTAAGGCAAAGGAATTGAATTACCAGGTAAATCCGTTTGCAAGCGGATTACGAAAGCAAAAGAGCAGAACCATCGCAGTGATCATTCCTGAAGTAGTGAATGATTTCTTTGGTCCGGTGATCAACGGTATTGAATCGATCGCACAGGAAAAAGGATATCACGTACTGATCTATCTCACGCACGAAGACGTAAAAAGAGAAGTGGCGATTGCAAAAGTGATCCAGAATGGCCGTGTTGATGGAGTGATGATCTCGTTATCATCAAAAACCACTGATACCGCTCATCTTGAAGAATTGAACGACAAAGAAATTCCGCTTGTTTTCTTCGACAGAATTGCAGAACACATCAATGTGCCGAAAGTTATGACCGATGACCAGGACAGCGGAGCATTGGCAACACAGCATTTGATCGATAACGGATGTAAACAAATTGCTTTTCTCACCATATCACAATCACTTTCTATCAGCAATAAGCGGATGAACGGATACTTCGAGGCATTAAGAAAAAATAATGTGCAAGAAAATGCAGATATGATATTGAATTGTGATGGAAATGATCACTCAGATTATAATCTTATTAAAGAGTTGTTGCAACGTAGTGATAGACCCGATGGGATATTTGCTTCCATTGAAAGCCTGGCCATCGCAACCTATGAAGTTTGTGAAGAGTTAAAGCTCCGGATTCCGCAGGATGTGAAAGTCATTTGTTTTTCAAATTTGAAAACAGCAAAGCTGCTGAATCCATCCATGACAACTATTACACAGCCTGCATTTGAAATTGGAAGAGAAGCAGCCGATATATTATTTAAACTGGTTGAAAAGAAAGGGCATCATTTCCTCAAGGAAAAAACAGTGATCAATTCAAGATTAGTAGAACGGAATTCGACAAAACAAAATTATAGCAGCAAATAAAAGTTGCCGTACACCTTCATATCAGTGGGAGATAATCTCTCCAATTCTTTAAATCAATAAGCTGATTTAAGAGAATAAAATTCCTATTGTTTTGTCGTTAAATAAAGGATGCTTTCTCAATAAAAATGTACTACTTCTTTCGAAAACGTTGTAGCTAATAAATGTCTTCATCTCTCTTGTTGTTCCTTTTCTTTTTCTCAATTTAACATCCTCAAACGACCAGTCTTAACGAAACTAAAACGATTGTTATGCTTAAAAAGAAAATTACACTTTCTCTTTTTTTGTGTTTTTGCAGCATTCTTGCATTCGCACAAACCAAAACAGTAACAGGTAAAATTACCTCGGCAGACAATACTCCATTGTCGGGCGCTACCGTTACTTTAAAAAACTCAAAAACCAGTACTACTACAACCAGCAACGGAACATTCTCAATTAATGTTCCGGAAAATTCGTCCGGAATATTGGTGGTAACCTATGTTGGGTTTGAACTACAGGAACTTGAAATTGGCAACGCAACAACGTTGAACATTCGCATGTCAGAATCAGCAACAGGTCTTAACGAAGTTGTGGTGGTTGGTTATGGTACACAAAAGAAAAGTGATATCATCAGCTCTGTTGCATCGATCAAACCTGAGAAGGCAACACGCAACGTCACATTAGATGTTGGTGAAATGTTACGTGGCAAAGCTGCTGGGGTGCAGGTAACTACAAACGATGCTGGTCCGGGCGGATCATCGGATATCCTCATTCGTGGCAGAAGTTCGATCTCGGGAGGTAACAGTCCCATTGTTATTGCAGATGGTGTTCGTATTGGTTCGATCAATGATCTGAATCCAAATGATATTGCCGGTATTGAAATATTAAAAGATGCGGCGGCACAAGCCATCTATGGTGCACGAGCATCGAATGGTGTAATTCTCATTACTACAAAACGTGGCAAGGCAGGCAAACTAACGGTGAACTATAACGGCTACTATGGTACACAAACGGCGAAACGGAATTTTGATGTGTATACAGGACAAGAGTTTGCACAGTTGAAGCGTGAAGCCGACAGAGCCGTGAATAATAATATTATGCGCAGCGATGCACTCATCTTTAGTGCAGAAGAATTAGCTGCTATTGCTGAAAACCGTTCCATCGATTGGTCGGGACAAATTTTGAAGCCGGCCACCATTCAAAACCATGATTTGAGTTTTTCAGCCGGCACTGAAAAAACAAAAGTATATGTAGGCGGTAACTTTCAAAATATGACAGGGATTGTACCAACAACCAATATTAAAAAGGGTACAGTGCGATTGAACCTTGATCAGGAATTAACTGCATGGCTCAAAGCAGGCGTAAATACATCATTCCAGATTTCAGGAAGCAGTGACCCTGGTGTTGGTGGGGTTGTTCGTCAAATTGTTACAGCTTCTCCATTAGGTAATATTTATAATACCGATGGTTCATTCAATGTTCGTCCGGGTGGCAATCAGGAAAGTTTTAATCCATTGTTGAATTTGAATGAAACACAAAACCGCAAAACAAGCCGTAACGATATCATCAACATCTTTTTCGATGTTAGTCCGATTAAAAATTTCAACTACCGTCTTAATACAAGTCGGAGATCATGGAATTTCAGAGAAACAAATTATAACACCAAGCTTTCAGAAAG
It encodes the following:
- a CDS encoding dihydrofolate reductase family protein, giving the protein MRKLIAAINVTLDGFCDHTVIAADEEIHQHYAELLDNADVVLYGRTTYQLMQFWQELVKNPSGEKSMDDFAVAMDKIPKIVFSHTLKNTEWDSAKLADRPIEDVVKELKQSVEGRDILVGSRSLILQLMKLNLIDEYQLCFHPVVAGRGLPLFENVNDRFVFKLIKTKTFQGGAVTLYYQPADR
- a CDS encoding LacI family DNA-binding transcriptional regulator translates to MTLKHLANELNLSFSTVSKALRDSHEISEGTKKIVLAKAKELNYQVNPFASGLRKQKSRTIAVIIPEVVNDFFGPVINGIESIAQEKGYHVLIYLTHEDVKREVAIAKVIQNGRVDGVMISLSSKTTDTAHLEELNDKEIPLVFFDRIAEHINVPKVMTDDQDSGALATQHLIDNGCKQIAFLTISQSLSISNKRMNGYFEALRKNNVQENADMILNCDGNDHSDYNLIKELLQRSDRPDGIFASIESLAIATYEVCEELKLRIPQDVKVICFSNLKTAKLLNPSMTTITQPAFEIGREAADILFKLVEKKGHHFLKEKTVINSRLVERNSTKQNYSSK